The genomic stretch CTTTTCTGAAGCAAGTTGGTCGTTATTTGCATAACCCAGAGTTAAGACAGCAAATTCGCGATCGCATTGTGGAAGCCATAGATCAGGATACCCGTGTATTGGTTGGTCACTCTCTGGGGTCAGTTGTCTGTTACGAAGCCCTATGCCAACACCCAGAATGGTCAGTGGACGTTTTTGTGACTCTAGGTTCCCCATTGGGGATAAAAGGGCTGATTTTTGATCGCTTGGAACCCTCACCGGTCTCTAATTTGGGGTCTTGGCCGGGAAGTGTAAAACAGTGGATAAACATTGCGGATGCGGGAGATATTGTTGCTTTAGAAAAAGAATTAAATCCTTTATTTGACGGGTTAGTGGAAGATAAGCTTGTTTATAATAGATCTGATGCTCACAATGCCAGTAACTATTTCACAGCATCTGAAACAGGAGAAGCTATTAAGTTGGGCTTGATTGATTAGTAGACGAGGGATATGGCGGGAAAACCCAGGTATTATTTAATCGCTTGTGGAACAAGCAACTACAACGAGCAGGATGTACTTAACTTAGATAGTGTGCCGACAGACTTACAGAGAGTTGTTGATTTATTAACTCAGAAATTTGGATATGAAGAAGCCTTGACGAATCTTCGTTTAAATCCGAAGAAAGATGAGTTAATCAAACAATTTTCATACTGGCTTCAGCATGAAGAACGATGTGAGAGCGATCGCGTAATCTTTTACTATTCCGGTCATGGTGAATATTGCCAAGGAGATAGACATTATCTTTTGATGGAAGAGACTAATTACAATCAAATTCCTCAAACATCCTTGCCAACAGAAGATTTAGTTCGTCCTTTGAACAACGAAGGAGTTAAAATTGAACAAATCCTGTATATTATCGATACTTGTTATTCAGGGGTCGGAATAAGTGATGTATCGAAATTTACTACACAAGTTGTTCAGAAATACCAACCGGTAAAAGGAGCCGGTATCGCAGTTCATGGGATTGCGGCTTGTCGTGCCAAAGATACAGCCAAAGAAGATGTATTTTCTAGGGGGTTGGAGCAAGTTATTAACGATTTAAGTAAAAACTACTTAAGTAAAAACAACGGTAATTTATATATTCCTCTAGACTATCTAGTTGACGAAATTAATCAGATTATTTCCTCAGAGCAACGTGCTTCATACTCAGCTTCTGGCTCTGAAAAATCTGCTCAATTATTCCCCATTATGCCTAAGACTATACAAACATGGGAAGAAAAGCAAGATGAACTTATTAGCGAACTTTTTGCTGGATTAAAGAAACACCCAGAAGATAGCTTACTTCAGGTTAACTCCTTTATTTTAAGTTCTAAAAATATTGAAAAGCTTGTATTAGACGACGAATTTATTCTGGATTGTAGAGAAATAAAAAAAAGACTGACTGAATTAGGACAAAAACCAGTTTCAAGAGGAATATGCCCTCTAGTGGCTTGTGCAGAATGGTGTCGGCGAAGATTTTCTAAACAGGATTACAAATTGAGGAGACTTGCTAATACTATTAAAAATTGGCAACAGGAAGCTATAAGATATCGAGAAGACGCAAACCTCTCTACAATCCAAGAATCTGTTAAAAAAGCTGATTTAAAATTTCAAGAACTGATTAAGAAAGAAAATTTGCGACTTCAAGTTGAGATTGAACCAGAGGTTGATAATGATAATGGTACAGGACAAGGGTCTGGTGCCTTACTTTTGAGTATGAATCTTTGGCTTGAAAGTCAGGATTTACCACTTGGTCGGTTTGCAGAAAAGATACGGTTAGAACCTCGGGAAAGTGAAGAGAGTGTCTCTGAGCAAGAGAGTGAGAGTTTATACACTAATCTTGAAAAGATTTTGCCCAACTTAATTCGCAAGGCTCGTTATAGTTTACCTGAACGAGTTAACTTAACAATTGAGTATTTTCTTCCCTTCGACTATTTCAAAACACCATTGGAAAAGATTACGTTTAAGCGAGGGAGAAAACTAACACCGCTGGGTGAAGAGTACCCAATTTTTATCAACTCATTTGAACGATATTTTGATCCAGATTTTCTTGAGATTCGTGATGAGATTGAAGTCAAGAAGCAAGGGTTATGGAATGATGTAAATAATTCAGTAACTGAACCCAGTGTCCCTGGGGAATTTGAAGGGGATGATATCTATTATATGGGTACAGATCCATCAGATTCCGATCTAGAAAGAATTGAAGAGGCTTTACCCATTGCGGTCTGGAGTCGGAACGTGAACCAACCTCTGATTGAAGGAGAGCATCTAAACCTCTCAGAATGGCAAAATTGGCCTAACAAAATACGTGATTTACGAAAAAAGAAAAACGGTTTGGAGGTAACCCTTCTCTGGGATGATTTATATCCGAAGCCTTCCCAACGCTGTAGACCCTTAAATACCGACCATCTATAGCGTTTATCGTAGCTATGAGGTACACATTATTTTTTACCTCTTACCTCTTACCTGCTCCCTGCTCCCGTCTTGATGCAGTCGCTCATGGGGGAAACCACGGCAGTTGCTCATGGGGGAGACCCCCAAGACCGCACTGCCTCCCCAAGACCGCGCTGCATCGCTGCATCGCTGCTCCCTAAAAACCAGAAATTTATACCTCACAAGTCGTAGAATTGCTATATAGTAAAATGCCAAAAGACCCAACATCTGACCAGCAGGATCCTCGCATCTACCAGGGCTTAACCCTCAGTGCGGAAAGTTTACCAACCCCAGAAGACCAACAACAGCATCTGAGTCGTATTCCACCGCCCCCCCCTTGGCGCACCTTTGGTCTTTCAGTTGAGCAATGGCGTGAAAAAGCAGAATCACAAAATACCCAAGACATCGTAAAAAAGATTAATCCAAGGGCATTGGGGTTTGTTCCGAGCAAGCAAGCGGTAGAATTGGTCAATGCCGCATTGTGTTTACGTCGCCCTTTACTGATTGAAGGAAATCCCGGTAGCGGCAAAACATCCTTAGCCTATGCAGTAGCAGCTGAACTGGGACTACCGGGGCCTTACCGCTGGTCAATTGTTTCTCGCACTACTTTGAAAGATGGTCTCTATGCCTACGATGCCATTGGGCGATTACAAGAAGTGTCTTTACTGAGGCAACAAGTTGGTAACACAGAGAGAATAAAAGAGCCTGACATTGGTAACTATTTAAGATTAAGACCAATGGGTATGGCATTTCATCAATCTCAACCCGGTAGACCCGCAGTGCTGTTAATTGACGAAATTGATAAGAGTGATATTGATATGCCCAATGATCTCTTACATATATTTGAGGAAGGATTTTTTGAGATTCCAGAACTGAGTCGCTTAAAACGTAACTCCCAAGAGGTACTTCCTTACCGCAGTCAAAGCAATGATAGTGATGAAAAAATTTCGGTTGACAAAGGATTAATTCAATGTCAAGAGTTTCCCTTAGTCTTGATGACCAGTAATGAAGCACGGGAGTTTCCACCAGCCTTTCTACGCCGATGTCTACGGTTATCTCTCAAGCAACCTGATACCGAAGAGGGTTTCTATCAAATTTTAGAAAACCGCTTTGATGCCACCCATTTAAAGCAACTGGATCAGCCAGCTCGGAAATTAATCAAGGAATTTTTGACACGGATTAAGGCAAGAGACACAACCTTAGCAACGGATCAATTGTTGAATGCCATCTATTTATTACTACAAGGAGATGACCTGACTGAAGAAACACGGAAAGATGTATTGAATACTATCTTCAAATCACTGTGAGGTCAGGGGGAAATGGTGAGTGAAACAAATCAATGGTGGCAAGATGATAGAGAAGTGGCAGAGCTGATCTGGTGCTTGGCTCACTTAGATCGTATTGTTGCTCCTCCATTGTCTCAAGACATCAAACCACCAGAGGATGTACACCATTGTGATCCGGAATCATCCACTGAAAATCCGTCAGAAGATTATCCAAAGAGTCCTCCCTCAGGAAGGGAAAAAGCAGAACAAAAGATACCGATTAGGACTTATCCTAAACAGTCCGACCATGCCCCGACTTCCCCTCAAAAACCCGAATCATCCTCCAGTAATTACAGCTCTCCTATTCGTGTTCCTGATCCCTTTCCCTTACCGAAACCTAGGGAAATCAGTAAGGCACTGTTGCCTTTATCTAAGCGTGTTTCTGGACTGCTAGCCAATGAACTGGATATTGATGCAACCGTTGAACAAACAGCCGAAGCCAATGGATTGCCAATGCTGGCATTTCGTTCTCCCCTAGAGCGATGGTTTGAGGTACATTTATTGATTGACCAATCCCCTTCAATGGCATTTTGGGGAGATTTAGCGGAAGGGGTGGCAACGCTTTTTCGCTGGCAAGGGTTTTTCCGGGATGTACGGATTTGGCACTTCCAGACAACAGAACCTACCCCCCAATTGTTTTCAGGTGTTGACCGTATTGAACGGGATGTTCGTAGCCTGATGGCACCAGGAGGACATCGACTCTTTATTGCGTTAACGGATACTTTGGGAAAAGCTTGGTATTCCGGTCAAGCCTTTGAGGTTTTAGCAGAATTAGGAGAACAGCATCCTGTTAGTATTGCCCATGTTTTTCCTCAAACCCTATGGCAGCGCACAGGTCTAGATCAGGCAATTCAACGACCATTGATTGCTCGTCAGCCAGAGTCCCCTAACTCCATGTTACAAGTAGGAGCTAGGCTTCGTACAACTGCTAGGTTATATCAATTTCCCATTTTCAATTTATCCGTTAACCACTTTAGCACTTGGGCGAATTTTACCACCGGGAGTGGCAGCAATTCTATTCAAGGGGTTTTAATTAGACAGCATCAGCCCGAAACAGCCACAACCAATCCTAAAAAGCAAAGGTCGGAACAGCCTGAATCAGTGGCGGAAACTACCGAAGGCGTTGCTGATTCTGGGTATGATTCCGCCCCCCTAGCCCCCCAATTCTGGGGGGAACAAAACTCTGAAAGTCCCCCAAAGTTGGGGGATTTAGGGGGCTTGACCAACCCCCTAGCCCCCCAATTCTGGGGGGAACAAAACTCTGAAAGTCCCCCAAAGTTGGGGGATTTAGGGGGCTTGACCAAAACCAGAGGCTCGCGCATTCATACTTCAATTCAGCAACGCCCTCCCGAACAGTTACTGAGAGAATTCTTGGCCAATGCTAGTCCCAAAGCCCGAAAACTTGCTGAAGTTCTGGCTGCTGTTCCCCTGATTCCTCCAGTGATGCGCTTGGCACAACAGTGGTTTTTACCCGATAGCGAACACTGGCATCTGGCAGAAGTTTTTTTTAGTGGTCTTATCCAAAAGTCTTCCTTGGGGCCAGAGCAGGCAACTGTTCCCGAAACTTGGTATGAATTTCGTCCGGGAATTCGGGAGTTACTGCTAGGAAATAGTCCAGTTCAACGCACCACTGAGATTTGGAGGGAAATTGGAGATTTCATAGAGCACCGTTATGGTAGTCTCCGGGATTTTCCAGCACTGATTCCCAACCCCGCCGGGTCTGTTCCAGGTCTTGCTGCGGATCGAGACCTCTATTTTGCTGAAGTCAAAGCAGCAGTTCTCAGGACTTGGGCAGGAGAATACGCCAATTTAGCACAAGAACTCAGAGCAAAAGTCGCAAAACGGAAACGGGAGAAAGTTGATCTCACTGACAACTTAGAACCTTTTGAATTTGAAGCGGAAGTCCCCATCACTGTTTTTGAAGAGGAGCCAGACGAGAATGAAGAGAAATTACCACAGTGGACATTTGAAACCCCGACTGTTAACCATCAGGGAGAAATCATTAAAACCACAACCTACACCGCCTCTTACTTCACCGAAACCCTAACCGATAATGTGGAACTGGAAATGGTGGCTATCCCTGGAGGAACGTTTACAATGGGTTCCCCTGAAAGCGAAAAAGATAGCCGTAGTCGTGAACGTCCCCAACATGATGTCACACTCCAACCCTTCTTTATGGGGAAATATCCCGTCACTCAAGCCCAATGGAAGGCGATCGCATTAATGACAGACTTGAAAGTCGAGAGAGACTTAGATCCAGACCCCTCACGCTTTAAAGGAGAGAAGCGCCCCGTTGAAAGGATCAACTGGTATGAAGCAGTAGAGTTCTGTGACCGGCTTTCTAAGCTAACAGGAAGGGAGTATAGACTGCCTTCTGAAGCGCAATGGGAATATGCTTGTCG from Moorena sp. SIOASIH encodes the following:
- a CDS encoding caspase family protein, with product MAGKPRYYLIACGTSNYNEQDVLNLDSVPTDLQRVVDLLTQKFGYEEALTNLRLNPKKDELIKQFSYWLQHEERCESDRVIFYYSGHGEYCQGDRHYLLMEETNYNQIPQTSLPTEDLVRPLNNEGVKIEQILYIIDTCYSGVGISDVSKFTTQVVQKYQPVKGAGIAVHGIAACRAKDTAKEDVFSRGLEQVINDLSKNYLSKNNGNLYIPLDYLVDEINQIISSEQRASYSASGSEKSAQLFPIMPKTIQTWEEKQDELISELFAGLKKHPEDSLLQVNSFILSSKNIEKLVLDDEFILDCREIKKRLTELGQKPVSRGICPLVACAEWCRRRFSKQDYKLRRLANTIKNWQQEAIRYREDANLSTIQESVKKADLKFQELIKKENLRLQVEIEPEVDNDNGTGQGSGALLLSMNLWLESQDLPLGRFAEKIRLEPRESEESVSEQESESLYTNLEKILPNLIRKARYSLPERVNLTIEYFLPFDYFKTPLEKITFKRGRKLTPLGEEYPIFINSFERYFDPDFLEIRDEIEVKKQGLWNDVNNSVTEPSVPGEFEGDDIYYMGTDPSDSDLERIEEALPIAVWSRNVNQPLIEGEHLNLSEWQNWPNKIRDLRKKKNGLEVTLLWDDLYPKPSQRCRPLNTDHL
- a CDS encoding formylglycine-generating enzyme family protein; amino-acid sequence: MVSETNQWWQDDREVAELIWCLAHLDRIVAPPLSQDIKPPEDVHHCDPESSTENPSEDYPKSPPSGREKAEQKIPIRTYPKQSDHAPTSPQKPESSSSNYSSPIRVPDPFPLPKPREISKALLPLSKRVSGLLANELDIDATVEQTAEANGLPMLAFRSPLERWFEVHLLIDQSPSMAFWGDLAEGVATLFRWQGFFRDVRIWHFQTTEPTPQLFSGVDRIERDVRSLMAPGGHRLFIALTDTLGKAWYSGQAFEVLAELGEQHPVSIAHVFPQTLWQRTGLDQAIQRPLIARQPESPNSMLQVGARLRTTARLYQFPIFNLSVNHFSTWANFTTGSGSNSIQGVLIRQHQPETATTNPKKQRSEQPESVAETTEGVADSGYDSAPLAPQFWGEQNSESPPKLGDLGGLTNPLAPQFWGEQNSESPPKLGDLGGLTKTRGSRIHTSIQQRPPEQLLREFLANASPKARKLAEVLAAVPLIPPVMRLAQQWFLPDSEHWHLAEVFFSGLIQKSSLGPEQATVPETWYEFRPGIRELLLGNSPVQRTTEIWREIGDFIEHRYGSLRDFPALIPNPAGSVPGLAADRDLYFAEVKAAVLRTWAGEYANLAQELRAKVAKRKREKVDLTDNLEPFEFEAEVPITVFEEEPDENEEKLPQWTFETPTVNHQGEIIKTTTYTASYFTETLTDNVELEMVAIPGGTFTMGSPESEKDSRSRERPQHDVTLQPFFMGKYPVTQAQWKAIALMTDLKVERDLDPDPSRFKGEKRPVERINWYEAVEFCDRLSKLTGREYRLPSEAQWEYACRGFTEPLNLERDETRNKTPAQQSILERTSNLIGRLINPLSQTGQPYPPFYFGQTITGKLANYNASRTYRDEPRGERSKGTTPVGEFPPNPFGLYDMHGNVWEWCLDDWHDNYEGAPTDGSAWIDKNEAENVKIENKPYSAKKEDKSSYSVLRGGSWFDIPYSCRSAFRSLIVRRDIRNYFDGFRVVCVSERTG
- a CDS encoding MoxR family ATPase encodes the protein MPKDPTSDQQDPRIYQGLTLSAESLPTPEDQQQHLSRIPPPPPWRTFGLSVEQWREKAESQNTQDIVKKINPRALGFVPSKQAVELVNAALCLRRPLLIEGNPGSGKTSLAYAVAAELGLPGPYRWSIVSRTTLKDGLYAYDAIGRLQEVSLLRQQVGNTERIKEPDIGNYLRLRPMGMAFHQSQPGRPAVLLIDEIDKSDIDMPNDLLHIFEEGFFEIPELSRLKRNSQEVLPYRSQSNDSDEKISVDKGLIQCQEFPLVLMTSNEAREFPPAFLRRCLRLSLKQPDTEEGFYQILENRFDATHLKQLDQPARKLIKEFLTRIKARDTTLATDQLLNAIYLLLQGDDLTEETRKDVLNTIFKSL